The following are from one region of the Chromobacterium phragmitis genome:
- a CDS encoding neutral zinc metallopeptidase has protein sequence MTRKIIMLCALGAALAGQTGAALAMPVNNSYIQSSANEIRGFLGSYARPTVYVDQRACGEPQSSAMACGPYTISVGTGFLQQQENSYGNYVAKFILAHEWGHSVQFANNIYKQAPMQELQADCVGGTFAKYAESNLRYPSFIENAVVSARNAADYAEHGTPSQRDYYSRYGYANGFSACMNRI, from the coding sequence ATGACAAGGAAAATCATTATGCTGTGCGCGCTTGGCGCGGCTTTGGCGGGCCAGACCGGCGCCGCGCTGGCCATGCCGGTCAACAACAGCTACATCCAGTCCAGCGCCAACGAGATCCGCGGCTTCCTCGGCTCTTACGCGCGGCCGACGGTGTACGTGGATCAACGCGCCTGCGGCGAGCCGCAATCCAGCGCGATGGCGTGCGGGCCATACACCATCAGCGTGGGCACCGGCTTCCTGCAGCAGCAGGAAAACAGCTACGGCAACTACGTGGCCAAGTTCATCCTGGCGCACGAGTGGGGCCATTCGGTGCAGTTCGCCAACAATATCTATAAGCAAGCGCCGATGCAGGAGCTGCAGGCCGATTGCGTAGGCGGCACCTTCGCCAAATACGCCGAGAGCAATCTGCGCTATCCAAGCTTCATCGAGAACGCCGTGGTCTCCGCGCGCAACGCAGCCGACTACGCCGAGCACGGCACGCCGTCGCAGCGCGACTATTACTCGCGCTACGGCTACGCCAACGGCTTCTCCGCCTGCATGAACAGGATCTGA
- the pbpC gene encoding penicillin-binding protein 1C translates to MTPANACLLTLALLSAPTWAQPTFKEVKAAWQPSDVTLLDRHGQVLQRLRVDKQARRQDWVGLADTSPAFRQALVLSEDKRFYQHSGVDWSGAAAAAWANLWNTRTRGASTLTMQLAGLLDDDLKVSKGGRSLWQKMGQTWSAAWLERHWTKAEILEAYLNLVGFRGELVGLSALSSTLFGKLPSGLNLEESAIAVALIRAPNAAPDKVAGRACHILQGMGRKPDCAALGVRAAQALARSRAANPLAEQDAPHFAQKLQQARHFTAGSRVATTLDLPLQRFAAAALRRHLSALSQRNVQDGALVVLDNQSGDILAWVGSSGRGLSNAAQVDGVTSLRQAGSTLKPFLYQQALEKHYLTAASLLDDSPLDLQTGGGLYAPQNYSKDFKGLVPVRTALASSLNIPAVRTIEMVTPNAARDRLVKLGFSSLTEDGDYYGYSLALGAADIRLLDLANAYRTLANQGLASPARWTQADAKPKPERRLDAASSFIIADILSDRTARALTFGLESALSTRYWSAVKTGTSKDMRDNWAVGFSRRFTVAAWVGNASGEPMWDVSGMHGAAPVWQTVLDRAQQSAPPLPPPVPPPGLVRQKVRYQGDVAAPRTEWFLAGTQRALIVPQKGSAADLTPGIAAPVDGSIFALDPDIPPTNQRMVLRARGVAKPQWWLDGKRLGSGAELAWFPWPGRHRLELRGGDGKVVQAVKFEVRGASPRPGRPR, encoded by the coding sequence GTGACCCCAGCCAACGCCTGCCTACTCACCCTCGCACTCCTCTCCGCCCCCACCTGGGCCCAGCCCACGTTCAAGGAGGTAAAAGCCGCCTGGCAACCGTCCGACGTGACGCTGCTGGACCGCCACGGCCAGGTCCTGCAGCGGCTGCGCGTCGACAAGCAGGCGCGGCGGCAGGACTGGGTCGGCCTGGCCGATACCTCGCCCGCCTTTCGCCAGGCGCTGGTGTTGTCCGAGGACAAGCGCTTTTACCAACACAGCGGCGTGGACTGGTCCGGCGCGGCGGCTGCGGCCTGGGCCAATCTGTGGAATACCCGCACCCGCGGCGCGTCCACGCTGACCATGCAGCTGGCCGGACTGCTGGACGACGATTTGAAAGTCAGCAAGGGCGGGCGCAGCCTGTGGCAGAAGATGGGCCAGACCTGGTCCGCCGCCTGGCTGGAGCGGCATTGGACCAAAGCGGAAATCCTGGAGGCTTATCTCAATCTGGTCGGTTTCCGCGGCGAGCTGGTAGGCTTGTCCGCGCTGTCGTCCACGCTGTTCGGCAAGCTGCCGTCCGGGCTGAATCTGGAAGAGTCGGCCATCGCGGTGGCGCTGATCCGCGCGCCCAACGCCGCGCCGGACAAGGTGGCCGGCCGCGCCTGCCATATCCTGCAGGGCATGGGCCGCAAGCCGGACTGCGCGGCGCTGGGCGTGCGCGCCGCGCAGGCCCTGGCCCGCAGCCGCGCCGCCAACCCGCTGGCCGAGCAGGACGCGCCGCACTTCGCGCAGAAGCTGCAGCAGGCGCGTCACTTTACCGCCGGCAGCCGGGTGGCCACCACGCTGGACCTGCCGCTGCAGCGCTTCGCCGCCGCCGCGCTGCGCCGCCACCTGTCCGCGCTGTCGCAGCGCAATGTGCAGGACGGCGCGCTGGTGGTGCTCGACAATCAGAGCGGCGACATTCTGGCCTGGGTGGGCTCCAGCGGCCGCGGCCTGTCCAACGCCGCCCAGGTGGACGGCGTCACCTCTCTGCGCCAGGCCGGCTCCACGCTCAAGCCTTTCCTCTACCAGCAGGCGCTGGAGAAGCATTACCTGACCGCGGCCTCACTGCTGGACGACAGCCCGCTGGACCTGCAGACCGGCGGCGGTCTGTACGCGCCGCAAAACTACTCCAAGGACTTCAAGGGCCTGGTGCCGGTGCGCACCGCGCTGGCCTCGTCATTGAACATCCCGGCCGTGCGGACGATAGAAATGGTCACCCCCAATGCCGCGCGCGACCGGCTGGTCAAGCTGGGCTTTTCCAGCCTGACCGAGGACGGCGACTACTACGGCTACAGCCTGGCGCTGGGCGCGGCCGACATCCGCTTGCTGGACCTGGCCAATGCCTACCGCACGCTGGCCAACCAGGGCCTGGCCAGCCCCGCGCGCTGGACGCAGGCCGACGCCAAGCCCAAGCCGGAACGCCGGCTGGACGCGGCCAGCAGCTTCATCATCGCCGACATCCTGTCCGACCGCACCGCGCGCGCGCTCACCTTCGGCCTGGAAAGCGCGCTGTCCACCCGCTACTGGAGCGCGGTGAAGACCGGCACCAGCAAGGACATGCGCGATAACTGGGCAGTCGGCTTTTCGCGCCGCTTCACCGTCGCGGCCTGGGTGGGCAACGCCAGCGGCGAGCCGATGTGGGACGTGTCCGGCATGCACGGCGCCGCGCCGGTGTGGCAAACCGTGCTGGACCGCGCCCAGCAATCGGCCCCGCCGCTGCCGCCGCCCGTCCCGCCGCCCGGCCTGGTGCGTCAAAAGGTGCGCTACCAAGGCGACGTGGCCGCGCCACGGACCGAATGGTTCCTGGCCGGCACCCAACGCGCGCTGATCGTGCCGCAAAAAGGTTCCGCCGCCGACCTGACGCCGGGCATCGCCGCGCCGGTGGACGGCAGCATCTTCGCGCTCGACCCCGACATCCCGCCGACCAACCAGCGCATGGTCCTTCGCGCGCGCGGCGTGGCCAAGCCGCAATGGTGGCTGGACGGGAAACGGCTGGGAAGTGGAGCGGAACTGGCCTGGTTCCCCTGGCCGGGCAGGCATCGGCTGGAGCTGCGAGGCGGGGACGGCAAGGTGGTTCAAGCGGTGAAGTTCGAGGTGCGCGGCGCTTCGCCCCGGCCCGGCAGGCCGCGTTGA